A genomic stretch from Gallus gallus isolate bGalGal1 chromosome 13, bGalGal1.mat.broiler.GRCg7b, whole genome shotgun sequence includes:
- the PDLIM7 gene encoding PDZ and LIM domain protein 7 isoform X25, protein MGEMESYKVMLNGPAPWGFRLQGGKDFSMPLSISRLTPGGKAAQAGVGVGDWVLYIDGESTGTMTHIEAQNRIRACGDRLCLTLSRAQNHLGKPQKVQSLDKKPQEHPSSPKYDPSKLHLIEDSEDWQPRNTSTQSRSFLKLAQLTGTDSFEDHEDEPVRKPRGPRVSFWGTEEEWQSMHPPGTPACDPGKLRLMEDAEDWQPRTGTSQSRSFRKLARLTGTDGLEDHEDEPVRKPRDARGSFCGTEDQRQPPSHTEPPTAPACDPGKLRLMEDAEDWQPRTGTSQSRSFRKLARLTGTDGRFEDHEDEPVRKPRDARGSFSGVEEQWQPPPHVEPPTTPACDPGKLRLFEDAEDWQPRTGTSQSRSFRKLARLTGTDGLEDVFVKNPSRDARGSFCGTEEQRQPPPHTEPPTAPACDPGKLRLMEDAEDWQPRTGTSQSRSFRKLARLTGTDGLEDHEDEPVRKPRDARGSFCGTEDQRQPPSHTEPPTAPACDPGKLRLMEDAEDWQPRTGTSQSRSFRKLARLTGTDGRFEDHEDEPVRKPRDARGSFSGVEEQWQPPPHVEPPTTPACDPGKLRLFEDAEDWQPRTGTSQSRSFRKLARLTGTDGLEDVFVKNPSRDARGSFCGTEEQRQPPPHTEPPTAPACDPGKLRLMEDAEDWQPRTGTSQSRSFRKLARLTGTDGLEDHEDEPVRKPRSPQVLFCGTEEPRQPPQPLEPPTTPACDPGKLRLFEDAEDWQPRTGTSQSRSFRKLARLTGTDGLEDDDVFIKKPSQVSVPDPSPGAAMKTEPGLAPRTPAATPGPTSRPPWAVDPSFAERYAPDKTSTVLSKHSQPATPTPMQNRSSIVQAAQQAPEGPGRTPLCYKCNKIIRGRYLVALGHYYHPEEFTCCQCRKVLDEGGFFEEKGSIFCPKCYDTRYAPSCAKCKKKITGEVMHALKMTWHVQCFTCAACKTPIRNRAFYMEEGQPYCERDYEKMFGTKCRGCDFKIDAGDRFLEALGFSWHDTCFVCAICQTNLEGKTFYSKKDKPLCKSHAFSHV, encoded by the exons ATGGGCGAGATGGAGTCCTATAAGGTGATGCTGAACGGGCCGGCGCCCTGGGGGTTCcggctgcagggagggaaggacTTCAGCATGCCGCTCTCCATCTCCAGG ctgactcCAGGTGGAAAGGCTGCCCAGGCCGGCGTGGGAGTGGGCGACTGGGTGCTGTACATCGACGGGGAGAGCACCGGCACCATGACACACATCGAGGCCCAGAACAGGATCCGCGCCTGCGGGGACAGGCTCTGCCTCACCCTGAGCAG AGCCCAGAACCACCTGGGGAAGCCGCAGAAG GTGCAGAGCCTTGACAA GAAACCACAGGAGCACCCCAGTTCCCCCAAATATGACCCCAGCAAGTTGCATCTGATCGAGGACTCTGAGGACTGGCAGCCCCGCAACACCAGCACCCAGTCCCGCTCCTTCCTCAAACTGGCCCAGCTGACGGGCACAGACAGCT TTGAGGACCATGAGGATGAGCCGGTTAGGAAGCCCAG GGGTCCCCGTGTGTCATTTTGGGGTACAGAGGAGGAGTG GCAGTCCATGCACCCCCCCGGCACCCCCGCGTGTGACCCGGGCAAGCTGCGGCTGATGGAGGACGCTGAGGACTGGCAGCCCCGCACCGGCACCTCCCAGTCCCGCTCCTTCCGCAAACTGGCCCGGCTGACGGGCACTGATGGCC TTGAGGACCATGAGGATGAGCCGGTTAGGAAGCCCAG AGATGCCCGTGGGTCATTCTGTGGTACAGAGGATCAGCG GCAGCCCCCGTCCCACACGGAGCCCCCCACCGCCCCCGCGTGTGACCCGGGCAAGCTGCGGCTGATGGAGGATGCTGAGGACTGGCAGCCCCGCACCGGCACCTCCCAGTCCCGCTCCTTCCGCAAACTGGCCCGGCTGACGGGCACTGATGGCCGCT TTGAGGACCATGAGGATGAGCCGGTTAGGAAGCCCAG GGATGCCCGCGGGTCGTTCTCTGGTGTGGAGGAGCAGTG gcagcccccaccccacgtGGAGCCCCCCACCACCCCCGCGTGTGACCCGGGCAAGCTGCGGCTGTTTGAGGACGCTGAGGACTGGCAGCCCCGCACCGGCACCTCCCAGTCCCGCTCCTTCCGCAAACTGGCCCGGCTGACGGGCACTGATGGCC TGGAAGATGTGTTTGTTAAGAATCCCAG CAGGGATGCCCGCGGGTCGTTCTGTGGTACGGAGGAGCAGCG GCAGCCCCCGCCCCACACGGAGCCCCCCACCGCCCCCGCGTGTGACCCGGGCAAGCTGCGGCTGATGGAGGACGCTGAGGACTGGCAGCCCCGCACCGGCACCTCCCAGTCCCGCTCCTTCCGCAAACTGGCCCGGCTGACGGGCACTGATGGCC TTGAGGACCATGAGGATGAGCCGGTTAGGAAGCCCAG AGATGCCCGTGGGTCATTCTGTGGTACAGAGGATCAGCG GCAGCCCCCGTCCCACACGGAGCCCCCCACCGCCCCCGCGTGTGACCCGGGCAAGCTGCGGCTGATGGAGGATGCTGAGGACTGGCAGCCCCGCACCGGCACCTCCCAGTCCCGCTCCTTCCGCAAACTGGCCCGGCTGACGGGCACTGATGGCCGCT TTGAGGACCATGAGGATGAGCCGGTTAGGAAGCCCAG GGATGCCCGCGGGTCGTTCTCTGGTGTGGAGGAGCAGTG gcagcccccaccccacgtGGAGCCCCCCACCACCCCCGCGTGTGACCCGGGCAAGCTGCGGCTGTTTGAGGACGCTGAGGACTGGCAGCCCCGCACCGGCACCTCCCAGTCCCGCTCCTTCCGCAAACTGGCCCGGCTGACGGGCACTGATGGCC TGGAAGATGTGTTTGTTAAGAATCCCAG CAGGGATGCCCGCGGGTCGTTCTGTGGTACGGAGGAGCAGCG GCAGCCCCCGCCCCACACGGAGCCCCCCACCGCCCCCGCGTGTGACCCGGGCAAGCTGCGGCTGATGGAGGACGCTGAGGACTGGCAGCCCCGCACCGGCACCTCCCAGTCCCGCTCCTTCCGCAAACTGGCCCGGCTGACGGGCACTGATGGCC TTGAGGACCATGAGGATGAGCCGGTTAGGAAGCCCAG AAGTCCCCAAGTATTGTTCTGTGGTACGGAGGAGCCGCG gcagcccccgcagcccctGGAGCCCCCCACCACCCCCGCGTGTGACCCGGGCAAGCTGCGGCTGTTTGAGGATGCTGAGGACTGGCAGCCCCGCACCGGCACCTCCCAGTCCCGCTCCTTCCGCAAACTGGCCCGGCTGACGGGCACTGATGGCC TGGAAGATGAtgatgtatttattaaaaagccCAG CCAGGTCTCCGTACCGGACCCATCCCCGGGAGCAGCAATGAAGACAGAACCAGGATTGG CCCCCAGGacccctgctgccacccctggCCCTACCAGCCGCCCGCCCTGGGCTGTGGACCCCTCATTTGCTGAGCGCTACGCCCCAGACAAGACAAGCACGGTGCTGAGCAAGCACAGCCAGCCGGCCACGCCGACCCCCATGCAGAACCGCAGCTCCATCgtgcaggcagcccagcaggcaCCTGAGGGCCCCGGCCGTACACCCCTCTGTTACAAGTGCAACAAGATCATCAG GGGACGCTACCTCGTGGCACTGGGACATTATTACCACCCCGAGGAGTTCACCTGCTGCCAGTGCAGGAAGGTGCTGGATGAGGGTGGTTTCTTCGAGGAAAAGGGCTCCATCTTCTGCCCCAAGTGCTACGACACGCGCTATGCGCCCAGCTGTGCTAAATGCAAGAAGAAGATCACCGGG GAGGTCATGCATGCACTCAAGATGACCTGGCACGTGCAGTGCTtcacctgtgcagcctgcaaaACTCCCATCCGCAACCGTGCCTTCTACATGGAGGAGGGACAGCCCTACTGCGAGAGAG ACTATGAGAAGATGTTTGGCACCAAGTGCCGTGGCTGTGACTTCAAGATCGATGCTGGGGACCGGTTCCTGGAGGCACTGGGCTTCAGCTGGCATGACACTTGCTTCGTCTGTGCG ATCTGCCAGACCAATCTGGAAGGGAAGACATTTTACTCCAAGAAGGACAAGCCGCTGTGCAAGAGCCATGCTTTCTCCCACGTGTGA
- the PDLIM7 gene encoding PDZ and LIM domain protein 7 isoform X15 yields the protein MGEMESYKVMLNGPAPWGFRLQGGKDFSMPLSISRLTPGGKAAQAGVGVGDWVLYIDGESTGTMTHIEAQNRIRACGDRLCLTLSRAQNHLGKPQKDSLPCSEPPKYNFAPSTALNKTARPFGASSPPNPRPGLVTKPVTYVPLAPACTPQHNGKPQEHPSSPKYDPSKLHLIEDSEDWQPRNTSTQSRSFLKLAQLTGTDSFEDHEDEPVRKPRGPRVSFWGTEEEWQSMHPPGTPACDPGKLRLMEDAEDWQPRTGTSQSRSFRKLARLTGTDGLEDHEDEPVRKPRDARGSFCGTEDQRQPPSHTEPPTAPACDPGKLRLMEDAEDWQPRTGTSQSRSFRKLARLTGTDGRFEDHEDEPVRKPRDARGSFSGVEEQWQPPPHVEPPTTPACDPGKLRLFEDAEDWQPRTGTSQSRSFRKLARLTGTDGLEDVFVKNPSRDARGSFCGTEEQRQPPPHTEPPTAPACDPGKLRLMEDAEDWQPRTGTSQSRSFRKLARLTGTDGLEDHEDEPVRKPRDARGSFCGTEDQRQPPSHTEPPTAPACDPGKLRLMEDAEDWQPRTGTSQSRSFRKLARLTGTDGRFEDHEDEPVRKPRDARGSFSGVEEQWQPPPHVEPPTTPACDPGKLRLFEDAEDWQPRTGTSQSRSFRKLARLTGTDGLEDVFVKNPSRDARGSFCGTEEQRQPPPHTEPPTAPACDPGKLRLMEDAEDWQPRTGTSQSRSFRKLARLTGTDGLEDHEDEPVRKPRSPQVLFCGTEEPRQPPQPLEPPTTPACDPGKLRLFEDAEDWQPRTGTSQSRSFRKLARLTGTDGLEDDDVFIKKPSQVSVPDPSPGAAMKTEPGLAPRTPAATPGPTSRPPWAVDPSFAERYAPDKTSTVLSKHSQPATPTPMQNRSSIVQAAQQAPEGPGRTPLCYKCNKIIRGRYLVALGHYYHPEEFTCCQCRKVLDEGGFFEEKGSIFCPKCYDTRYAPSCAKCKKKITGEVMHALKMTWHVQCFTCAACKTPIRNRAFYMEEGQPYCERDYEKMFGTKCRGCDFKIDAGDRFLEALGFSWHDTCFVCAICQTNLEGKTFYSKKDKPLCKSHAFSHV from the exons ATGGGCGAGATGGAGTCCTATAAGGTGATGCTGAACGGGCCGGCGCCCTGGGGGTTCcggctgcagggagggaaggacTTCAGCATGCCGCTCTCCATCTCCAGG ctgactcCAGGTGGAAAGGCTGCCCAGGCCGGCGTGGGAGTGGGCGACTGGGTGCTGTACATCGACGGGGAGAGCACCGGCACCATGACACACATCGAGGCCCAGAACAGGATCCGCGCCTGCGGGGACAGGCTCTGCCTCACCCTGAGCAG AGCCCAGAACCACCTGGGGAAGCCGCAGAAG GACTCACTCCCCTGCTCTGAGCCCCCGAAATATAACTTCGCTCCCAGCACCGCCCTCAACAAAACAGCTCGGCCCTTTGGGGCCAGCTCACCTCCGAACCCACGGCCTGGGCTGGTGACGAAACCCGTGACGTACGTGCCCCTGGCGCCCGCCTGCACCCCCCAGCACAATGG GAAACCACAGGAGCACCCCAGTTCCCCCAAATATGACCCCAGCAAGTTGCATCTGATCGAGGACTCTGAGGACTGGCAGCCCCGCAACACCAGCACCCAGTCCCGCTCCTTCCTCAAACTGGCCCAGCTGACGGGCACAGACAGCT TTGAGGACCATGAGGATGAGCCGGTTAGGAAGCCCAG GGGTCCCCGTGTGTCATTTTGGGGTACAGAGGAGGAGTG GCAGTCCATGCACCCCCCCGGCACCCCCGCGTGTGACCCGGGCAAGCTGCGGCTGATGGAGGACGCTGAGGACTGGCAGCCCCGCACCGGCACCTCCCAGTCCCGCTCCTTCCGCAAACTGGCCCGGCTGACGGGCACTGATGGCC TTGAGGACCATGAGGATGAGCCGGTTAGGAAGCCCAG AGATGCCCGTGGGTCATTCTGTGGTACAGAGGATCAGCG GCAGCCCCCGTCCCACACGGAGCCCCCCACCGCCCCCGCGTGTGACCCGGGCAAGCTGCGGCTGATGGAGGATGCTGAGGACTGGCAGCCCCGCACCGGCACCTCCCAGTCCCGCTCCTTCCGCAAACTGGCCCGGCTGACGGGCACTGATGGCCGCT TTGAGGACCATGAGGATGAGCCGGTTAGGAAGCCCAG GGATGCCCGCGGGTCGTTCTCTGGTGTGGAGGAGCAGTG gcagcccccaccccacgtGGAGCCCCCCACCACCCCCGCGTGTGACCCGGGCAAGCTGCGGCTGTTTGAGGACGCTGAGGACTGGCAGCCCCGCACCGGCACCTCCCAGTCCCGCTCCTTCCGCAAACTGGCCCGGCTGACGGGCACTGATGGCC TGGAAGATGTGTTTGTTAAGAATCCCAG CAGGGATGCCCGCGGGTCGTTCTGTGGTACGGAGGAGCAGCG GCAGCCCCCGCCCCACACGGAGCCCCCCACCGCCCCCGCGTGTGACCCGGGCAAGCTGCGGCTGATGGAGGACGCTGAGGACTGGCAGCCCCGCACCGGCACCTCCCAGTCCCGCTCCTTCCGCAAACTGGCCCGGCTGACGGGCACTGATGGCC TTGAGGACCATGAGGATGAGCCGGTTAGGAAGCCCAG AGATGCCCGTGGGTCATTCTGTGGTACAGAGGATCAGCG GCAGCCCCCGTCCCACACGGAGCCCCCCACCGCCCCCGCGTGTGACCCGGGCAAGCTGCGGCTGATGGAGGATGCTGAGGACTGGCAGCCCCGCACCGGCACCTCCCAGTCCCGCTCCTTCCGCAAACTGGCCCGGCTGACGGGCACTGATGGCCGCT TTGAGGACCATGAGGATGAGCCGGTTAGGAAGCCCAG GGATGCCCGCGGGTCGTTCTCTGGTGTGGAGGAGCAGTG gcagcccccaccccacgtGGAGCCCCCCACCACCCCCGCGTGTGACCCGGGCAAGCTGCGGCTGTTTGAGGACGCTGAGGACTGGCAGCCCCGCACCGGCACCTCCCAGTCCCGCTCCTTCCGCAAACTGGCCCGGCTGACGGGCACTGATGGCC TGGAAGATGTGTTTGTTAAGAATCCCAG CAGGGATGCCCGCGGGTCGTTCTGTGGTACGGAGGAGCAGCG GCAGCCCCCGCCCCACACGGAGCCCCCCACCGCCCCCGCGTGTGACCCGGGCAAGCTGCGGCTGATGGAGGACGCTGAGGACTGGCAGCCCCGCACCGGCACCTCCCAGTCCCGCTCCTTCCGCAAACTGGCCCGGCTGACGGGCACTGATGGCC TTGAGGACCATGAGGATGAGCCGGTTAGGAAGCCCAG AAGTCCCCAAGTATTGTTCTGTGGTACGGAGGAGCCGCG gcagcccccgcagcccctGGAGCCCCCCACCACCCCCGCGTGTGACCCGGGCAAGCTGCGGCTGTTTGAGGATGCTGAGGACTGGCAGCCCCGCACCGGCACCTCCCAGTCCCGCTCCTTCCGCAAACTGGCCCGGCTGACGGGCACTGATGGCC TGGAAGATGAtgatgtatttattaaaaagccCAG CCAGGTCTCCGTACCGGACCCATCCCCGGGAGCAGCAATGAAGACAGAACCAGGATTGG CCCCCAGGacccctgctgccacccctggCCCTACCAGCCGCCCGCCCTGGGCTGTGGACCCCTCATTTGCTGAGCGCTACGCCCCAGACAAGACAAGCACGGTGCTGAGCAAGCACAGCCAGCCGGCCACGCCGACCCCCATGCAGAACCGCAGCTCCATCgtgcaggcagcccagcaggcaCCTGAGGGCCCCGGCCGTACACCCCTCTGTTACAAGTGCAACAAGATCATCAG GGGACGCTACCTCGTGGCACTGGGACATTATTACCACCCCGAGGAGTTCACCTGCTGCCAGTGCAGGAAGGTGCTGGATGAGGGTGGTTTCTTCGAGGAAAAGGGCTCCATCTTCTGCCCCAAGTGCTACGACACGCGCTATGCGCCCAGCTGTGCTAAATGCAAGAAGAAGATCACCGGG GAGGTCATGCATGCACTCAAGATGACCTGGCACGTGCAGTGCTtcacctgtgcagcctgcaaaACTCCCATCCGCAACCGTGCCTTCTACATGGAGGAGGGACAGCCCTACTGCGAGAGAG ACTATGAGAAGATGTTTGGCACCAAGTGCCGTGGCTGTGACTTCAAGATCGATGCTGGGGACCGGTTCCTGGAGGCACTGGGCTTCAGCTGGCATGACACTTGCTTCGTCTGTGCG ATCTGCCAGACCAATCTGGAAGGGAAGACATTTTACTCCAAGAAGGACAAGCCGCTGTGCAAGAGCCATGCTTTCTCCCACGTGTGA
- the PDLIM7 gene encoding PDZ and LIM domain protein 7 isoform X14, whose amino-acid sequence MSQSRLCPPRRARKVPAVPLRRGAAACPAPGPADSCQREHGASIPPARNPAEMGSHPEMGEMESYKVMLNGPAPWGFRLQGGKDFSMPLSISRLTPGGKAAQAGVGVGDWVLYIDGESTGTMTHIEAQNRIRACGDRLCLTLSRAQNHLGKPQKDSLPCSEPPKYNFAPSTALNKTARPFGASSPPNPRPGLVTKPVTYVPLAPACTPQHNGKPQEHPSSPKYDPSKLHLIEDSEDWQPRNTSTQSRSFLKLAQLTGTDSFEDHEDEPVRKPRGPRVSFWGTEEEWQSMHPPGTPACDPGKLRLMEDAEDWQPRTGTSQSRSFRKLARLTGTDGLEDHEDEPVRKPRDARGSFCGTEDQRQPPSHTEPPTAPACDPGKLRLMEDAEDWQPRTGTSQSRSFRKLARLTGTDGRFEDHEDEPVRKPRDARGSFSGVEEQWQPPPHVEPPTTPACDPGKLRLFEDAEDWQPRTGTSQSRSFRKLARLTGTDGLEDVFVKNPSRDARGSFCGTEEQRQPPPHTEPPTAPACDPGKLRLMEDAEDWQPRTGTSQSRSFRKLARLTGTDGLEDHEDEPVRKPRDARGSFSGVEEQWQPPPHVEPPTTPACDPGKLRLFEDAEDWQPRTGTSQSRSFRKLARLTGTDGLEDVFVKNPSRDARGSFCGTEEQRQPPPHTEPPTAPACDPGKLRLMEDAEDWQPRTGTSQSRSFRKLARLTGTDGLEDHEDEPVRKPRSPQVLFCGTEEPRQPPQPLEPPTTPACDPGKLRLFEDAEDWQPRTGTSQSRSFRKLARLTGTDGLEDDDVFIKKPSQVSVPDPSPGAAMKTEPGLAPRTPAATPGPTSRPPWAVDPSFAERYAPDKTSTVLSKHSQPATPTPMQNRSSIVQAAQQAPEGPGRTPLCYKCNKIIRGRYLVALGHYYHPEEFTCCQCRKVLDEGGFFEEKGSIFCPKCYDTRYAPSCAKCKKKITGEVMHALKMTWHVQCFTCAACKTPIRNRAFYMEEGQPYCERDYEKMFGTKCRGCDFKIDAGDRFLEALGFSWHDTCFVCAICQTNLEGKTFYSKKDKPLCKSHAFSHV is encoded by the exons ATGTCCCAGAGCCGCCTTTGCCCGCCACGTAGGGCTCGGAAGGTCCCCGCGGTTCCCCTTAGGCGAGGTGCAGCCGCGTGCCCCGCGCCTGGGCCGGCTGACAGCTGTCAGCGTGAGCACGGGGCATCCATCCCTCCTGCCCGGAACCCTGCGGAGATGGGCTCACACCCAG AGATGGGCGAGATGGAGTCCTATAAGGTGATGCTGAACGGGCCGGCGCCCTGGGGGTTCcggctgcagggagggaaggacTTCAGCATGCCGCTCTCCATCTCCAGG ctgactcCAGGTGGAAAGGCTGCCCAGGCCGGCGTGGGAGTGGGCGACTGGGTGCTGTACATCGACGGGGAGAGCACCGGCACCATGACACACATCGAGGCCCAGAACAGGATCCGCGCCTGCGGGGACAGGCTCTGCCTCACCCTGAGCAG AGCCCAGAACCACCTGGGGAAGCCGCAGAAG GACTCACTCCCCTGCTCTGAGCCCCCGAAATATAACTTCGCTCCCAGCACCGCCCTCAACAAAACAGCTCGGCCCTTTGGGGCCAGCTCACCTCCGAACCCACGGCCTGGGCTGGTGACGAAACCCGTGACGTACGTGCCCCTGGCGCCCGCCTGCACCCCCCAGCACAATGG GAAACCACAGGAGCACCCCAGTTCCCCCAAATATGACCCCAGCAAGTTGCATCTGATCGAGGACTCTGAGGACTGGCAGCCCCGCAACACCAGCACCCAGTCCCGCTCCTTCCTCAAACTGGCCCAGCTGACGGGCACAGACAGCT TTGAGGACCATGAGGATGAGCCGGTTAGGAAGCCCAG GGGTCCCCGTGTGTCATTTTGGGGTACAGAGGAGGAGTG GCAGTCCATGCACCCCCCCGGCACCCCCGCGTGTGACCCGGGCAAGCTGCGGCTGATGGAGGACGCTGAGGACTGGCAGCCCCGCACCGGCACCTCCCAGTCCCGCTCCTTCCGCAAACTGGCCCGGCTGACGGGCACTGATGGCC TTGAGGACCATGAGGATGAGCCGGTTAGGAAGCCCAG AGATGCCCGTGGGTCATTCTGTGGTACAGAGGATCAGCG GCAGCCCCCGTCCCACACGGAGCCCCCCACCGCCCCCGCGTGTGACCCGGGCAAGCTGCGGCTGATGGAGGATGCTGAGGACTGGCAGCCCCGCACCGGCACCTCCCAGTCCCGCTCCTTCCGCAAACTGGCCCGGCTGACGGGCACTGATGGCCGCT TTGAGGACCATGAGGATGAGCCGGTTAGGAAGCCCAG GGATGCCCGCGGGTCGTTCTCTGGTGTGGAGGAGCAGTG gcagcccccaccccacgtGGAGCCCCCCACCACCCCCGCGTGTGACCCGGGCAAGCTGCGGCTGTTTGAGGACGCTGAGGACTGGCAGCCCCGCACCGGCACCTCCCAGTCCCGCTCCTTCCGCAAACTGGCCCGGCTGACGGGCACTGATGGCC TGGAAGATGTGTTTGTTAAGAATCCCAG CAGGGATGCCCGCGGGTCGTTCTGTGGTACGGAGGAGCAGCG GCAGCCCCCGCCCCACACGGAGCCCCCCACCGCCCCCGCGTGTGACCCGGGCAAGCTGCGGCTGATGGAGGACGCTGAGGACTGGCAGCCCCGCACCGGCACCTCCCAGTCCCGCTCCTTCCGCAAACTGGCCCGGCTGACGGGCACTGATGGCC TTGAGGACCATGAGGATGAGCCGGTTAGGAAGCCCAG GGATGCCCGCGGGTCGTTCTCTGGTGTGGAGGAGCAGTG gcagcccccaccccacgtGGAGCCCCCCACCACCCCCGCGTGTGACCCGGGCAAGCTGCGGCTGTTTGAGGACGCTGAGGACTGGCAGCCCCGCACCGGCACCTCCCAGTCCCGCTCCTTCCGCAAACTGGCCCGGCTGACGGGCACTGATGGCC TGGAAGATGTGTTTGTTAAGAATCCCAG CAGGGATGCCCGCGGGTCGTTCTGTGGTACGGAGGAGCAGCG GCAGCCCCCGCCCCACACGGAGCCCCCCACCGCCCCCGCGTGTGACCCGGGCAAGCTGCGGCTGATGGAGGACGCTGAGGACTGGCAGCCCCGCACCGGCACCTCCCAGTCCCGCTCCTTCCGCAAACTGGCCCGGCTGACGGGCACTGATGGCC TTGAGGACCATGAGGATGAGCCGGTTAGGAAGCCCAG AAGTCCCCAAGTATTGTTCTGTGGTACGGAGGAGCCGCG gcagcccccgcagcccctGGAGCCCCCCACCACCCCCGCGTGTGACCCGGGCAAGCTGCGGCTGTTTGAGGATGCTGAGGACTGGCAGCCCCGCACCGGCACCTCCCAGTCCCGCTCCTTCCGCAAACTGGCCCGGCTGACGGGCACTGATGGCC TGGAAGATGAtgatgtatttattaaaaagccCAG CCAGGTCTCCGTACCGGACCCATCCCCGGGAGCAGCAATGAAGACAGAACCAGGATTGG CCCCCAGGacccctgctgccacccctggCCCTACCAGCCGCCCGCCCTGGGCTGTGGACCCCTCATTTGCTGAGCGCTACGCCCCAGACAAGACAAGCACGGTGCTGAGCAAGCACAGCCAGCCGGCCACGCCGACCCCCATGCAGAACCGCAGCTCCATCgtgcaggcagcccagcaggcaCCTGAGGGCCCCGGCCGTACACCCCTCTGTTACAAGTGCAACAAGATCATCAG GGGACGCTACCTCGTGGCACTGGGACATTATTACCACCCCGAGGAGTTCACCTGCTGCCAGTGCAGGAAGGTGCTGGATGAGGGTGGTTTCTTCGAGGAAAAGGGCTCCATCTTCTGCCCCAAGTGCTACGACACGCGCTATGCGCCCAGCTGTGCTAAATGCAAGAAGAAGATCACCGGG GAGGTCATGCATGCACTCAAGATGACCTGGCACGTGCAGTGCTtcacctgtgcagcctgcaaaACTCCCATCCGCAACCGTGCCTTCTACATGGAGGAGGGACAGCCCTACTGCGAGAGAG ACTATGAGAAGATGTTTGGCACCAAGTGCCGTGGCTGTGACTTCAAGATCGATGCTGGGGACCGGTTCCTGGAGGCACTGGGCTTCAGCTGGCATGACACTTGCTTCGTCTGTGCG ATCTGCCAGACCAATCTGGAAGGGAAGACATTTTACTCCAAGAAGGACAAGCCGCTGTGCAAGAGCCATGCTTTCTCCCACGTGTGA
- the PDLIM7 gene encoding PDZ and LIM domain protein 7 isoform X36 — protein sequence MGEMESYKVMLNGPAPWGFRLQGGKDFSMPLSISRLTPGGKAAQAGVGVGDWVLYIDGESTGTMTHIEAQNRIRACGDRLCLTLSRAQNHLGKPQKDSLPCSEPPKYNFAPSTALNKTARPFGASSPPNPRPGLVTKPVTYVPLAPACTPQHNGQVSVPDPSPGAAMKTEPGLAPRTPAATPGPTSRPPWAVDPSFAERYAPDKTSTVLSKHSQPATPTPMQNRSSIVQAAQQAPEGPGRTPLCYKCNKIIRGRYLVALGHYYHPEEFTCCQCRKVLDEGGFFEEKGSIFCPKCYDTRYAPSCAKCKKKITGEVMHALKMTWHVQCFTCAACKTPIRNRAFYMEEGQPYCERDYEKMFGTKCRGCDFKIDAGDRFLEALGFSWHDTCFVCAICQTNLEGKTFYSKKDKPLCKSHAFSHV from the exons ATGGGCGAGATGGAGTCCTATAAGGTGATGCTGAACGGGCCGGCGCCCTGGGGGTTCcggctgcagggagggaaggacTTCAGCATGCCGCTCTCCATCTCCAGG ctgactcCAGGTGGAAAGGCTGCCCAGGCCGGCGTGGGAGTGGGCGACTGGGTGCTGTACATCGACGGGGAGAGCACCGGCACCATGACACACATCGAGGCCCAGAACAGGATCCGCGCCTGCGGGGACAGGCTCTGCCTCACCCTGAGCAG AGCCCAGAACCACCTGGGGAAGCCGCAGAAG GACTCACTCCCCTGCTCTGAGCCCCCGAAATATAACTTCGCTCCCAGCACCGCCCTCAACAAAACAGCTCGGCCCTTTGGGGCCAGCTCACCTCCGAACCCACGGCCTGGGCTGGTGACGAAACCCGTGACGTACGTGCCCCTGGCGCCCGCCTGCACCCCCCAGCACAATGG CCAGGTCTCCGTACCGGACCCATCCCCGGGAGCAGCAATGAAGACAGAACCAGGATTGG CCCCCAGGacccctgctgccacccctggCCCTACCAGCCGCCCGCCCTGGGCTGTGGACCCCTCATTTGCTGAGCGCTACGCCCCAGACAAGACAAGCACGGTGCTGAGCAAGCACAGCCAGCCGGCCACGCCGACCCCCATGCAGAACCGCAGCTCCATCgtgcaggcagcccagcaggcaCCTGAGGGCCCCGGCCGTACACCCCTCTGTTACAAGTGCAACAAGATCATCAG GGGACGCTACCTCGTGGCACTGGGACATTATTACCACCCCGAGGAGTTCACCTGCTGCCAGTGCAGGAAGGTGCTGGATGAGGGTGGTTTCTTCGAGGAAAAGGGCTCCATCTTCTGCCCCAAGTGCTACGACACGCGCTATGCGCCCAGCTGTGCTAAATGCAAGAAGAAGATCACCGGG GAGGTCATGCATGCACTCAAGATGACCTGGCACGTGCAGTGCTtcacctgtgcagcctgcaaaACTCCCATCCGCAACCGTGCCTTCTACATGGAGGAGGGACAGCCCTACTGCGAGAGAG ACTATGAGAAGATGTTTGGCACCAAGTGCCGTGGCTGTGACTTCAAGATCGATGCTGGGGACCGGTTCCTGGAGGCACTGGGCTTCAGCTGGCATGACACTTGCTTCGTCTGTGCG ATCTGCCAGACCAATCTGGAAGGGAAGACATTTTACTCCAAGAAGGACAAGCCGCTGTGCAAGAGCCATGCTTTCTCCCACGTGTGA